The Maridesulfovibrio sp. genomic sequence TGAAGTTATTGAACAGGCTCCCCCGGAGGAGTTCTTCAAAAACCCCAAACATGAAAGAGCAAAAATGTTTTTGAAGGAGATTTTATAAGTGTCGCTCCTGTGGGCGATTTCGGTTGGTAACCTTAAATTTTTTCAGGAGGAACCTGATGAGAAGACTCTCAATTGTTGTTGCTATGGTTTTGGCGATGGCCCTTTGCGCATCTGTCGCAATGGCCGACAAGCTGCAGGAAGTTAAAGCCCGCGGTGTTTTGATGTGCGGTGTTAAAGATGCTGTTGTACCTTTTGGCTACATTGATGAAGATACCAAGAAGCTCGTCGGTCTGGATATCGACATCTGCAACTACATCGCCAAGGAACTGGGTGTGAAGGCTGAATTCAAGCCTGTAACTTCCGCTACCCGTATCCCCATGGTTGTTCAGGGTTCCATTGACCTCGCAGCAGCTACCATGACCCACAAGATTGCCCGTGACGACACCATCGACTTTTCCATCACTTACTTCATGGACGGTCAGAAGCTGCTCGTCAAAAAAGGTTCCGGTATCAAATCCGTTGCGGACCTGAAAGGTAAGAAAGTCGGTACTGCCAAAGGCTCCACCTCCGAGCAGAATATCCA encodes the following:
- a CDS encoding ABC transporter substrate-binding protein; its protein translation is MRRLSIVVAMVLAMALCASVAMADKLQEVKARGVLMCGVKDAVVPFGYIDEDTKKLVGLDIDICNYIAKELGVKAEFKPVTSATRIPMVVQGSIDLAAATMTHKIARDDTIDFSITYFMDGQKLLVKKGSGIKSVADLKGKKVGTAKGSTSEQNIQNAQPDCKVLSFEGYPQAMLALKQGKVKAVTTDSTILLGLKNSDPNPEKWEIVGEFISPEPYGIGLPENESNFRDAVNTALIKMWKSGDYKKAYTKWFGPDTKYYLPLTWNMEVWP